A genome region from Tachyglossus aculeatus isolate mTacAcu1 chromosome 1, mTacAcu1.pri, whole genome shotgun sequence includes the following:
- the LOC119925900 gene encoding serine protease inhibitor A3M-like, which translates to MQTPLHFSLKSVRLWAILCLLSGAAVVSCDIPCIAVGPGNIDFWFKLFWRLTSKAPNDTILFSPVGISSSLVTISLGAQSQTQTQILKTLEFNLTELSHERILKGFQCIQEALNGPGMMPHTKIGSALFVPPNALPPQTFIDRAATLFKSKIINTDFLDTSKAENQINNYVKELVSNKIKDASPKLNEHTSSVLVNTPFFEGVWDYPFDVTKTKEMDFFVNDMEVVKVPFMYQKGQFITHRAESLSCILVHKTTKKASGLYFILPDEGKMKQVEESLSGMVFLEWFRLRDLSNAELYIPKFSLSTTTELEEYLSDLGIKDLFTQQADLSGLSNKPGVSISKVYHRATLDVMESGLVATGSTSVMVSSGPVHPSPVPSTLSPHVHPERSKTTPQAPIIFNRPFLVGVFHEKAYTTLFWGKVIHPNLKGGLQGQA; encoded by the exons ATGCAGACCCCCCTCCACTTCTCGCTGAAGTCTGTCAGGCTGTGGGCCATTCTCTGCTTGCTTTCTGGGGCTGCTGTCGTCTCCTGTGACATTCCATGTATAGCTGTCGGCCCAGGCAACATTGATTTCTGGTTCAAGCTCTTCTGGCGGTTGACTTCCAAAGCCCCAAATGACACCATCCTGTTCTCGCCAGTGGGCATCTCATCCTCTTTGGTGACCATCTCCCTCGGGGCACAATCCCAAACCCAGACGCAGATCTTGAAGACCCTGGAATTCAATCTCACAGAGCTGTCACATGAACGTATCCTCAAGGGTTTCCAGTGTATACAAGAAGCTCTCAATGGGCCTGGCATGATGCCACACACAAAAATAGGGAGCGCTCTGTTTGTCCCCCCAAATGCGTTGCCGCCACAAACTTTCATAGACAGGGCTGCTACATTGTTCAAATCCAAGATCATCAATACGGACTTCCTGGATACTTCAAAGGCAGAGAATCAAATAAACAACTACGTCAAGGAGTTGGTCTCTAACAAGATCAAGGATGCAAGCCCCAAATTGAATGAACACACCTCATCAGTCCTCGTGAATACTCCATTCTTTGAAG GTGTGTGGGACTACCCCTTTGATGTCACTAAGACCAAAGAGATGGACTTCTTTGTGAACGACATGGAGGTTGTCAAGGTCCCCTTCATGTACCAGAAGGGTCAGTTTATAACCCACCGTGctgagtctctgtcctgcattctGGTCCATAAGACAACCAAGAAAGCATCTGGGTTGTATTTCATCCTTCCTGACGAAGGGAAGATGAAGCAAGTGGAAGAGAGTCTGAGTGGGATGGTCTTTCTCGAATGGTTTCGACTCAGGGATCTGAG CAACGCAGAGCTGTACATCCCCAAGTTCTCTCTGTCTACTACCACCGAGCTGGAGGAGTACCTTTCTGACTTGGGAATCAAGGACCTTTTCACCCAGCAGGCTGACCTCTCCGGCCTCAGCAACAAGCCTGGTGTGTCCATCTCCAAG GTGTATCACAGGGCCACACTGGATGTGATGGAATCTGGCCTCGTAGCTACGGGGTCCACCAGCGTGATGGTGTCCTCAGGGCCGGTGCACCCCTCGCCAGTCCCATCAACTCTTTCTCCTCATGTCCACCCTGAGAGGTCAAAGACGACCCCTCAGGCACCCATCATCTTCAACAGGCCCTTCCTGGTGGGTGTCTTTCACGAAAAAGCCTACACCACTCTCTTCTGGGGAAAGGTCATCCATCCGAACCTCAAGGGGGGTCTGCAGGGCCAGGCGTGA